In the genome of Vespa crabro chromosome 1, iyVesCrab1.2, whole genome shotgun sequence, the window TTGATTTTTTCGAGAGAACTAGTGATCTTTCAGTACCATCTGGTGACTGGAAAGGGAAATTGCatttccctccccccccccccctttcaACTAGTCAACCTTGGACAACACGTGTACGAGCCATAAGCCATTTTATATATCTGCGGCTGCGTTAAAACATTTGAATGTTTTCAcaagttttcttttcgattggGAGATGCATTTAAAACTATATGTAATAGCAGCGACATGCGAAAACTTAGGAATCGGTATAAATGGAAATTTGCCGTGGAACCTGAAGTAAGTTTTACTTTAATATCTCGTCGTAATATTCGCTTTCTTGAAATATAATTGGATATAATGGTCTAATCGTGATTCTCACATATATAGGACTGAAATGGCCTTTTTCACGCATATGACGTCAAAAACaagtaatgaaaagaaaaaaaatgtggtACTGATGGGTAGAAAAACCTGGGATTCTATACCGCCAAAATATAAACCCTTGCAGAATCGTATTAATATGGTTTTGACGAGACAATCTCTGTAATCATTTAAAACTCGAAAGATTAAGAAAGTAATCCTTTCTAGATAGTCGTTTCGAAGAACTTATatcattaaacaaatttttgtaGAAACTTTGGAAGCGGAACGATTCCTTGCAAAAGTATTTCAGATGCACTCGACATTGTGTCTCAACCACCATTGTGCGAAGAAGTGGAAAAAATATGGGTCATAGGAGGAAGTTCCGTTTATAAAGTAAACCTACATCCAGATTATCCTTTGGATAATAACTTTTTCCCCTTGCTAcaaagtttatattttaatttcaggACGTTTTGGAATTAccaaatttttatcgtttgtatctaACGAGAATAAAGAAACGTTTCGATTGTGACACATTTTTCCCAGAGCTTTCGACCGATTTCGTACCGGTCAAGTAAGTTTCGCCAATTCCTTTAACGTATCgcgaaataataattgcgatCGTTTTTAGGGATCCCAATGTACCAGATGGAATTCAGGAGGAAAATGGAATTCAGTTCGAGTATACGGTTtacgagagaaaatgaaagaaaagcttGTACTTTT includes:
- the LOC124432511 gene encoding dihydrofolate reductase is translated as MHLKLYVIAATCENLGIGINGNLPWNLKTEMAFFTHMTSKTSNEKKKNVVLMGRKTWDSIPPKYKPLQNRINMVLTRQSLNFGSGTIPCKSISDALDIVSQPPLCEEVEKIWVIGGSSVYKDVLELPNFYRLYLTRIKKRFDCDTFFPELSTDFVPVKDPNVPDGIQEENGIQFEYTVYERK